The following coding sequences are from one Hippopotamus amphibius kiboko isolate mHipAmp2 chromosome 9, mHipAmp2.hap2, whole genome shotgun sequence window:
- the LOC130861065 gene encoding acyl-coenzyme A synthetase ACSM1, mitochondrial-like — MFKIKRFHARGSCLSLSQAAELWEDKAFTSSLTWGSYRIGPAEVENALAEHPAVAESAVVSSPDPIGGEVVKAFIVLTPEFLSHDQNQLTKELQQHVKSMTAPCKYPRKKKYFSLGVWGS, encoded by the exons ATGTTTAAGATAAAGCGTTTTCATGCCAGAGGAAGCTGCTTGAGCTTGAGCCAAGCCGCAGAGCTCTGGGAGGACAAAGCATtcacctcctccctcacctggggcA GTTACCGCATTGGGCCTGCAGAAGTGGAGAATGCGCTGGCCGAGCACCCAGCAGTGGCTGAGTCAGCTGTGGTGAGCAGCCCGGACCCGATTGGAGGGGAG GTAGTGAAGGCATTTATTGTCCTGACCCCGGAATTCCTGTCCCATGATCAGAACCAGCTCACCAAGGAGCTGCAGCAGCATGTGAAGTCAATGACAGCCCCATGCAAGTACCCGAGAAAG aagAAGTATTTCAGCTTAGGGGTGTGGGGGAGCTAA
- the LOC130861064 gene encoding transport and Golgi organization protein 1 homolog: protein MKTSGISEVEIALNEACVGEVGVKPGETREQKTVYLNAEKEQSPDANAEFKDSELRGLRNKKCYLEEGKKNLKDKCDTLRAVKAKKEVEFKLLKKNVDILVEIYEQRKMAAEEKLKTKQCEPVERENQLSASEKQWKLVSEEAHKYKQQIEQMKEQLQQEEYIFRHQIALHEKKAQDNWIENNGGCKRNTGCRNRCWEDLRGSPAKDSESDAAHVRNSSSFPTEDVKKDQFYLGVIVCFLEDRRILPLECT from the exons ATGAAGACCTCAGGAATTTCGGAG GTTGAAATTGCCCTCAATGAAGCTTGTGTGGGTGAAGTGGGAGTGAAACCTGGAGAAACCCGTGAACAGAAGACTGTTTATCTCAATGCTGAGAAGGAGCAG TCACCAGATGCCAATGCTGAATTCAAGGATTCAGAGCTGAGAGGCTTGAGGAACAAAAAATGTTACCTTGAAG AAGGTAAAAAGAACCTGAAAGACAAGTGTGACACACTGAGGGCGGTGAAAGCTAAGAAGGAAGTGGAATTCAAACTGCTGAAGAAGAATGTAGACATCCTTGTTGAAATCTATGAACAAAGAAAAATGGCTGCAGAAGA gaagctgaaaacaaaacaatgtgaGCCGGTGGAAAGGGAGAATCAGCTCTCAGCTTCAGAGAAACAATGGAAATTGGTTTCAGAGGAAGCACACAAGTACAA GCAACAAAttgaacaaatgaaagaacaacTGCAGCAGGAGGAGTACATCTTCAGACACCAG ATCGCCCTTCATGAGAAGAAGGCTCAAGACAACTGG ATTGAAAATAATGGAGGCTGCAAGAGAAACACAGGATGCAGGAACCGATGCTGGGAAGACCTGAGAGGCAGCCCCGCCAAGG ATTCAGAATCTGATGCAGCTCATGTGAGGAACAGCAGTTCTTTCCCTACTGAGGACGTAAAGAAGGACCAG